The Glycine soja cultivar W05 chromosome 6, ASM419377v2, whole genome shotgun sequence genome has a window encoding:
- the LOC114417179 gene encoding uncharacterized protein LOC114417179, whose amino-acid sequence MGWYRRGKLALDRFHSLASRVVPQNPIFQHSSRIWQSGYLDSGSKGARFSGLSLCCSISQRLGAQGVVGVNGNFHNPFLLGANRFYYVDPCNVRHFKPRGPRHWFQNSRHIFVAVMVGWVLITVYFGNLETVPYTKRTHLILLSKAMERRLGESQFEQIKADFEGKILPPIHPESVRVTMIANEIIDALLRRLMKEQGWNDFGYASEHAMPVEGDGRETLSALVGSEEKVEGSCHKENKILDGKWVRLSRKNGQERGSLIATSHLVGLDWEILVVNKPDLNAFCLPGGKIVVFTGLFDHFKSDAEIATIIGHEVGHVVARHNAEGITKNLWFAILQLILYLLFIPDIVNIMSSLFLHLPFSRRMEVEADYIGLLLIASAGYDPRVAPKVYEKLGKFAGDSTFGDYFSTHPSGTQRAKLLAQAKIMEEAFSIYRDVRAGRGGEAFL is encoded by the exons ATGGGATGGTACAGAAGGGGAAAGCTTGCTCTTGATCGTTTTCACAGCTTGGCTTCAAGGGTCGTGCCTCAAAATCCCATTTTTCAGCATAGTTCAAGGATTTGGCAATCTGGCTATTTGGATTCAGGTTCAAAAGGAGCTAGATTTAGTGGGTTGTCTttgtgttgttcaatttctcAGAGACTAGGAGCACAAGGTGTTGTTGGAGTTAACGGGAACTTTCACAATCCGTTTCTTTTGGGGGCTAATAGATTTTACTATGTTGATCCTTGCAATGTGCGCCATTTCAAGCCAAGGGGGCCAAGGCATTGGTTTCAGAATTCTAGACATATTTTTGTTGCTGTGATGGTTGGTTGGGTTTTAATCACTGTGTATTTTGGGAACTTGGAAACAGTTCCTTACACCAAGCGAACCCATTTGATTCTGTTGTCAAAAGCCATGGAGAGGAGGCTTGGGGAGAGCCAGTTTGAACAAATCAAGGCTGATTTTGAGGGGAAAATATTGCCTCCTATACATCCCGAAAGTGTGAGGGTGACAATGATAGCTAATGAAATAATTGATGCATTGCTGAGAAGGTTGATGAAGGAGCAGGGGTGGAATGATTTTGGGTATGCATCAGAGCATGCTATGCCGGTTGAAGGAGATGGAAGGGAGACATTGAGTGCATTGGTTGGTAGTGAAGAGAAGGTTGAAGGGAGTTGCCACAAGGAGAATAAGATTCTTGATGGAAAATGGGTTCGACTAAGCCGGAAAAATGGTCAGGAAAGAGGGTCACTGATTGCTACATCACATTTGGTTGGATTGGATTGGGAAATTTTGGTGGTAAATAAGCCGGATCTTAATGCCTTCTGCTTACCTGGTGGGAAGATAGTTGTGTTCACTGGTTTGTTtgatcattttaaaagtgatgcAGAGATAGCAACTATTATTGGACATGAG GTTGGACATGTTGTGGCTAGACACAATGCAGAGGGGATTACAAAGAACCTGTGGTTTGCTATTCTACAATTGATACTTTATCTACTTTTCATACCTGATATTGTCAACATAATGTCATCCCTTTTCTTGCACCTACCTTTCTCCAGGCG GATGGAAGTAGAAGCTGATTACATCGGGTTGCTGTTAATTGCATCAGCTGGTTATGATCCCCGGGTGGCACCTAAAGTGTATGAGAAGTTGGGAAAATTTGCTGGTGATTCTACCTTTGGGGATTATTTCTCTACTCATCCTTCTGGAACACAGAGAGCAAAATTGCTGGCCCAAGCTAAGATAATGGAAGAAGCATTCTCTATATATAGAGATGTAAGAGCTGGACGTGGGGGTGAAGCTTTTCTTTAG
- the LOC114417180 gene encoding protein Mpv17, which yields MDAIGSGCWGLWKWNPLPQSRRRRIRSNSGSADAAGGGGYRFPVKQAVTAASLALTGDTIAQLSHRWRKAKEGGGSVSQDELWRYLSDHDWLRALRMTSYGFLLYGPGSYAWYQCLDHCLPKPTVQNLVLKVVLNQIVLGPCVIAVVFAWNNLWLQKLSELPEKYRRDALPTLLYGFRFWIPVSVLNFWVVPLQARVAFMSMGSVFWNFYLSSTMTK from the exons ATGGACGCTATTGGGAGTGGTTGTTGGGGGCTGTGGAAATGGAATCCGTTACCGCAGTCTCGACGGCGTCGTATTCGCTCCAATTCGGGTTCGGCGGATGCGGCCGGCGGAGGCGGTTACCGGTTTCCGGTGAAGCAGGCGGTGACCGCCGCCTCCCTCGCCCTCACCGGCGACACAATCGCTCAGCTCAGCCACCGTTGGAGGAAAGCAAAGGAGGGCGGTGGCAGTGTTTCTCAG GATGAATTGTGGAGATACCTTTCAGACCATGATTGGCTGCGTGCTCTGCGAATGACTTCATATGGATTCCTTTTATATGGTCCTGGTTCTTATGCCTGGTACCAGTGCCTTGACCACTGTCTCCCCAAACCAACAGTCCAGAACCTAGTGTTAAAG GTTGTACTAAACCAGATTGTGTTAGGTCCATGTGTCATTGCTGTTGTTTTTGCATGGAATAATTTATGGCTACAGAAGCTCTCTGAGCTTCCAGAAAAATACAGAAGAGATGCTCTTCCAACGCTACTTTATG GATTTAGATTCTGGATCCCTGTCAGTGTATTAAATTTCTG GGTGGTGCCTCTTCAAGCCCGAGTGGCTTTCATGTCAATGGGCTCAGTATTTTGGAACTTCTACTTGTCATCAACAATGAccaaataa